The following coding sequences lie in one Chelonia mydas isolate rCheMyd1 chromosome 6, rCheMyd1.pri.v2, whole genome shotgun sequence genomic window:
- the LOC122466404 gene encoding bone marrow proteoglycan-like has protein sequence MKLFLALALLGAVSSRRLSEGTLGQEEVAEQGRSVLEEELGELEPPCPGEGKSFTGRGAVGQRLRYEVVKQDKTFHGAMTECTQMFRGHLASIHSNSANEQLRSAASIITRWSQVWVGGITSSSGGSTLSRWIDCTPWNYSNWASGSPSRSRDTCVALCTTDGRWRSTDCQTLLPFICEH, from the exons ATGAAGCTGTTCCTGGCGCTCGCCCTGCTGGGAGCCGTCTCTAGTCGCCGTCTCT CCGAGGGCACCCTGGGGCAGGAGGAAGTAGCCGAGCAGGGCAGGTCCGTTTTGGAGGAGGAGCTCGGGGAGCTGGAGCCACCGTGCCCGGGGGAGGGCAAGAGTTTCACGGGGAGAGGTGCAGTGGGCCAGAGGCTTCGTTACGAAGTGGTGAAACAGGACAAGACCTTTCATGGGGCCATG ACCGAGTGCACACAGATGTTCCGCGGCCACCTGGCCTCCATCCACAGCAACTCGGCCAACGAGCAACTGCGCAGCGCAGCGAGCATAATCACCCGCTGGAGCCAGGTGTGGGTCGGGGGCATCACCTCCTCCTCG GGCGGAAGCACATTATCCCGCTGGATAGACTGCACCCCCTGGAACTACTCCAACTGGGCCAGCGGGAGCCCCAGCCGTTCTAGGGACACCTGTGTCGCCCTGTGCACCACAG ATGGTCGTTGGAGAAGCACCGACTGCCAGACTCTCCTGCCCTTTATCTGTGAGCACTGA